In a single window of the Saccharothrix australiensis genome:
- the coxB gene encoding cytochrome c oxidase subunit II, with product MGLKEGTRAARLAKVAGLVGLVGVGATGCSTDEVLRFGWPVAVTPQAERMRELWTWSVVAALTVGVIVWGLILWSIAFHRKKSEELPRQVAYNLPLELVLIVVPTIIVAVLFYFTAVTQNYVTNKSDDPDVTVDVIAFQWNWEFKYPEYKTDRDDQPVSTVGTSGEVPLLVLPQGRSVRFNLESTDVIHSFYVPEFHFKRDVFPAPKKNNQDDSFEITQIDRTGSFVGRCAELCGVYHAVMNFEVRALEPAVFDRYMSLREKNNPKTGRPYSAAEALTELDCGELCTPHAVTTKPFDTDRTVREASGGGR from the coding sequence GTGGGCCTGAAGGAGGGCACCAGGGCAGCGCGGCTGGCGAAGGTCGCCGGGCTGGTCGGCCTGGTCGGCGTCGGGGCCACGGGTTGCTCCACGGATGAGGTGCTGCGCTTCGGCTGGCCGGTGGCCGTGACGCCGCAGGCCGAGCGGATGCGCGAGCTGTGGACCTGGTCGGTCGTCGCCGCGCTCACGGTCGGTGTGATCGTCTGGGGGCTGATCCTCTGGTCGATCGCGTTCCACCGGAAGAAGAGCGAGGAACTGCCCCGCCAGGTGGCCTACAACCTGCCGCTGGAGCTCGTCCTCATCGTCGTGCCGACGATCATCGTCGCGGTGCTGTTCTACTTCACCGCGGTCACCCAGAACTACGTGACGAACAAGTCCGACGACCCGGACGTGACGGTCGACGTGATCGCGTTCCAGTGGAACTGGGAGTTCAAGTACCCGGAGTACAAGACCGACCGGGACGACCAGCCGGTGAGCACCGTCGGCACGTCCGGCGAGGTGCCGCTGCTGGTGCTGCCCCAGGGCCGGTCCGTCCGGTTCAACCTGGAGTCCACGGACGTCATCCACTCGTTCTACGTGCCGGAGTTCCACTTCAAGCGGGACGTCTTCCCGGCGCCGAAGAAGAACAACCAGGACGACTCGTTCGAGATCACCCAGATCGACCGCACCGGCTCGTTCGTCGGCCGCTGCGCCGAGCTGTGCGGCGTGTACCACGCGGTGATGAACTTCGAGGTCCGCGCGCTGGAGCCGGCCGTGTTCGACCGGTACATGTCGCTGCGCGAGAAGAACAACCCGAAGACCGGTCGGCCCTACAGCGCCGCCGAGGCGCTGACCGAGCTGGACTGCGGTGAGCTGTGCACGCCGCACGCGGTCACGACCAAGCCCTTCGACACCGACCGGACCGTCCGCGAGGCGTCCGGCGGCGGCAGGTAG
- a CDS encoding MerR family transcriptional regulator: MLIGELSERTGATVRMLRYYEQQGLLRPRRTGSRYRVYDEADVERVRSVRCLIGSGLNVRLVRLVLAHAFGEQVDLPADEARCVPLLEMLQDELGNVAQRIEALERTRTHLSRLVSDVEVILAARRGEGVDGEACSGLTAGAVRAHVEEAGGEQAGLARAGMARADVVGAEVVGADVVGAEVVGAEVVGAEMAR; this comes from the coding sequence GTGCTGATCGGCGAGTTGAGCGAGCGGACCGGCGCCACCGTGCGGATGCTGCGCTACTACGAGCAGCAGGGCCTGCTGCGGCCCCGGCGCACCGGGTCGCGCTACCGCGTCTACGACGAGGCCGACGTGGAGCGGGTCCGCAGCGTCCGCTGCCTGATCGGCTCGGGCCTGAACGTCCGGCTCGTGCGCCTCGTCCTCGCCCACGCGTTCGGGGAGCAGGTGGACCTGCCCGCGGACGAGGCGCGTTGCGTGCCGCTGCTGGAGATGCTCCAGGACGAGCTGGGCAACGTGGCGCAGCGCATCGAGGCGTTGGAGCGGACGCGCACCCACCTGTCGCGGCTCGTCTCGGACGTGGAGGTGATCCTGGCCGCGCGGCGTGGTGAGGGAGTCGATGGGGAGGCGTGCTCCGGGCTGACGGCGGGGGCGGTGCGGGCCCACGTGGAGGAGGCCGGTGGGGAACAGGCCGGCTTGGCGCGGGCCGGAATGGCTCGGGCCGATGTGGTGGGCGCTGAGGTGGTGGGTGCCGACGTGGTGGGCGCCGAGGTGGTGGGCGCTGAGGTGGTGGGCGCTGAGATGGCGCGTTGA
- a CDS encoding cytochrome c oxidase subunit 4 yields the protein MKVEARIFDLVMAFSFLVSVVYGYWTWDATGAVEPTGTVALALTGGLALIVGTYFRFVARRIEVRPEDNADAEVSDGAGELGFFSPGSYWPIALAGAAALAGVALAFWHVWMLVVGVVLVLIAVGGLVFEYHTGPNHD from the coding sequence ATGAAGGTCGAAGCGCGCATTTTTGACTTGGTGATGGCGTTCTCGTTCCTGGTGTCCGTGGTGTACGGCTACTGGACGTGGGACGCGACGGGAGCCGTCGAGCCGACCGGCACGGTGGCCCTCGCCCTGACCGGTGGCCTGGCCCTGATCGTCGGCACGTACTTCCGGTTCGTGGCCCGGCGGATCGAGGTGCGGCCGGAGGACAACGCGGACGCGGAGGTGTCCGACGGCGCCGGTGAGCTGGGCTTCTTCAGCCCCGGCTCGTACTGGCCGATCGCCCTGGCGGGCGCCGCCGCGCTCGCGGGCGTGGCCCTCGCGTTCTGGCACGTGTGGATGCTGGTGGTCGGCGTGGTGCTGGTGCTGATCGCGGTGGGCGGACTGGTGTTCGAGTACCACACCGGGCCGAACCACGACTGA
- a CDS encoding MFS transporter: MIALVLMLCAFAVGTSEFIVVGVLPDVAADLDVALPTAGLLVTAYAVSVAIGGPVLTVLTGRLPRRSLLIAVMVLALLASAACALAGDYTTLMAARMVAALAQGLFFAVASQVAVAAVPPEKQTAAIAKVVNGVALSTVLGIPIGTLIGQNYGWRASFALVAALTLLGLVGVVLGAPKVEHEPDPGVRASLFAFGKRTVLLGLLTTVLSFTGMITAFTYVAPALTDITGFDPAWVTGVLLVYGLGTMVGSTIAGRVPPHVIPKVLPIPLAALTVLLLAQGFLLETKVTAVVALFVLGASAFASGPLLHTFLMGQAGPAAGLVASVNISAFNVAAALGPMIGGAVIAGGPGLQWVAAVGAVPTVVGVLVALVIGRLTRRGAAPAAPVPTTLAHV; the protein is encoded by the coding sequence GTGATCGCTCTCGTCCTGATGCTGTGCGCATTCGCCGTCGGCACCTCCGAGTTCATCGTCGTGGGCGTGCTGCCCGACGTCGCCGCGGACCTCGACGTGGCCCTGCCGACCGCCGGCCTCCTGGTCACCGCGTACGCGGTGTCCGTGGCCATCGGCGGACCCGTGCTCACCGTCCTGACCGGCCGCCTGCCGCGCCGGTCCCTGCTGATCGCCGTCATGGTGCTCGCGCTGCTCGCGTCCGCGGCGTGCGCGCTGGCCGGCGACTACACCACCCTGATGGCGGCCCGCATGGTCGCGGCGCTGGCCCAGGGCCTGTTCTTCGCGGTCGCCTCGCAGGTCGCGGTGGCCGCCGTGCCACCGGAGAAGCAGACCGCGGCCATCGCCAAGGTCGTCAACGGCGTGGCGCTGTCCACCGTCCTCGGCATCCCGATCGGCACGCTGATCGGCCAGAACTACGGCTGGCGCGCGTCGTTCGCGCTGGTCGCCGCGCTCACCCTGCTCGGCCTCGTCGGTGTCGTGCTGGGCGCGCCGAAGGTCGAGCACGAGCCCGACCCCGGCGTCCGGGCCAGCCTGTTCGCGTTCGGCAAGCGGACGGTCCTGCTCGGCCTGCTGACCACCGTCCTGTCCTTCACGGGCATGATCACCGCGTTCACCTACGTCGCGCCCGCGCTGACCGACATCACGGGCTTCGACCCGGCCTGGGTGACCGGCGTCCTGCTGGTCTACGGCCTGGGCACGATGGTGGGCAGCACGATCGCCGGGCGCGTGCCGCCGCACGTGATCCCGAAGGTGCTGCCCATCCCGCTGGCGGCGCTGACCGTGCTGCTGCTGGCGCAGGGCTTCCTGCTGGAGACCAAGGTGACGGCCGTGGTGGCGCTGTTCGTGCTCGGCGCGAGCGCGTTCGCCTCGGGTCCGCTGCTGCACACGTTCCTCATGGGCCAGGCGGGCCCGGCGGCCGGCCTGGTGGCGTCGGTGAACATCTCGGCGTTCAACGTGGCCGCCGCGCTCGGCCCGATGATCGGCGGCGCGGTCATCGCCGGCGGCCCCGGCCTCCAGTGGGTCGCGGCGGTGGGTGCCGTGCCGACCGTCGTCGGGGTGCTCGTGGCGCTGGTCATCGGCCGCCTGACGCGGCGCGGGGCGGCACCGGCCGCACCCGTGCCGACCACCCT
- the asnB gene encoding asparagine synthase (glutamine-hydrolyzing) produces the protein MCGLVGLVCPGENEAEQARSAVAAAMRCQRHRGPDETGTWQGGEVVFGFNRLAIIDIEHSHQPLHWGPPELPGRYTINFNGEIYNYVELRAELTKQFGAVFATDGDTETIVAAYHYWGPAAVAKLRGMFAFLIWDSERKVVFGARDPFGIKPLYYAAGPGGVAFSSEKKSVLELAPTLGIRPELDRKALQHYLILQYVPEPESLHGQVHRIESGTSFTVAPGGKPVVERYFPATFRPRAVHGDADANRLYDEITEALRDSVAKHMRADVTVGSFLSGGIDSTVVAALAKEHNPDLITFTTGFERAGYSEIDVAAESAAAIGVKHVVRAVTAQEMMDALPLITWYLDDPVADPALVPLWFIAREAREHVKVVLSGEGADELFGGYTIYREPLSLAPFEKVPGALRKAMGRVSTKIPQGVRGKDLLRRGALTLEERYYGNARIFLDDQLRQVLRTYDPNVSHQDVTAQPYRESQGWDPVTRMQHVDLFTWLRGDILVKADKMTMANSLELRVPFLDPEVFRIASQVPSELKLTKETTKHALRRAIRDIVPAHVLNRRKLGFPVPIRHWLKDEMHEWAIDIVRQSQTDQYIDKTAVLRVIEEHRSGVADNSRRIWALLVFMIWHGIFIEGRIRPQVPEPHYPVKL, from the coding sequence GTGTGCGGCCTGGTTGGACTGGTTTGCCCTGGCGAGAACGAAGCCGAGCAGGCGCGCTCGGCGGTGGCCGCCGCGATGCGCTGCCAGCGGCACCGCGGGCCCGACGAGACGGGCACCTGGCAGGGCGGCGAGGTCGTGTTCGGCTTCAACCGGCTCGCCATCATCGACATCGAGCACTCCCACCAGCCGCTGCACTGGGGTCCCCCGGAGCTGCCCGGCCGGTACACCATCAACTTCAACGGTGAGATCTACAACTACGTCGAGCTGCGGGCCGAGCTGACCAAGCAGTTCGGCGCGGTGTTCGCGACCGACGGCGACACCGAGACGATCGTCGCGGCCTACCACTACTGGGGCCCGGCGGCGGTGGCCAAGCTGCGAGGCATGTTCGCGTTCCTGATCTGGGACTCCGAGCGCAAGGTGGTGTTCGGCGCGCGCGACCCGTTCGGGATCAAGCCGCTGTACTACGCGGCGGGCCCCGGTGGCGTGGCGTTCTCCAGCGAGAAGAAGTCCGTGCTGGAGCTGGCGCCGACCCTGGGCATCCGGCCGGAACTGGACCGCAAGGCCCTCCAGCACTACCTGATCCTCCAGTACGTGCCCGAGCCGGAGTCGCTGCACGGGCAGGTTCACCGGATCGAGTCCGGCACGTCGTTCACCGTGGCGCCCGGTGGCAAGCCGGTGGTCGAGCGGTACTTCCCGGCGACGTTCCGGCCGCGCGCGGTGCACGGCGACGCGGACGCGAACCGCCTGTACGACGAGATCACCGAGGCGCTGCGGGACTCGGTGGCCAAGCACATGCGGGCGGACGTGACGGTCGGCTCGTTCCTGTCCGGCGGCATCGACTCGACGGTGGTCGCGGCGCTGGCCAAGGAGCACAACCCGGACCTGATCACGTTCACCACCGGCTTCGAGCGGGCCGGGTACTCCGAGATCGACGTGGCGGCGGAGTCGGCGGCGGCGATCGGCGTGAAGCACGTGGTCCGGGCGGTGACGGCGCAGGAGATGATGGACGCCCTGCCGCTCATCACGTGGTACCTGGACGACCCGGTGGCGGACCCGGCGCTGGTGCCGCTGTGGTTCATCGCCCGCGAGGCGCGCGAGCACGTGAAGGTGGTGCTGTCCGGCGAGGGCGCGGACGAGCTGTTCGGCGGCTACACGATCTACCGGGAGCCGCTGTCGCTCGCGCCGTTCGAGAAGGTGCCGGGCGCGCTGCGCAAGGCGATGGGCCGGGTGTCCACCAAGATCCCTCAGGGCGTGCGCGGCAAGGACCTGTTGCGGCGGGGGGCGCTGACCCTGGAGGAGCGCTACTACGGCAACGCCCGGATCTTCCTGGACGACCAGCTGCGGCAGGTGCTGCGCACGTACGACCCGAACGTGTCGCACCAGGACGTGACGGCCCAGCCGTACCGCGAGTCGCAGGGCTGGGACCCGGTGACGCGGATGCAGCACGTGGACCTGTTCACGTGGCTGCGGGGCGACATCCTGGTCAAGGCCGACAAGATGACGATGGCGAACTCGCTGGAGCTGCGGGTGCCGTTCCTGGACCCCGAGGTGTTCCGGATCGCCTCCCAGGTGCCGTCGGAGCTGAAGCTCACCAAGGAGACGACCAAGCACGCGCTGCGCCGGGCGATCCGCGACATCGTGCCCGCGCACGTGCTCAACCGGCGCAAGCTGGGCTTCCCGGTGCCGATCCGGCACTGGCTGAAGGACGAGATGCACGAGTGGGCGATCGACATCGTCCGCCAGTCGCAGACCGACCAGTACATCGACAAGACCGCGGTGCTGCGGGTCATCGAGGAGCACCGGTCCGGGGTGGCGGACAACAGCCGCCGCATCTGGGCGCTGCTGGTGTTCATGATCTGGCACGGCATCTTCATCGAGGGCCGCATCCGGCCGCAGGTGCCGGAGCCGCACTACCCGGTCAAGCTCTGA
- a CDS encoding lysophospholipid acyltransferase family protein translates to MLYTVMKRVVAPTARLVWRPEVEGLANVPADGPVILAPNHLSFIDSIVIPMVVPRRVSFLAKAEYFEGTGVKGALSRYFFGSLGHVPVRRGIGRAARASLDTAAEILAGGGAFAIYPEGTRSLDGRLHRGRTGVARMALESGAPVVPVGLIGTDQVQPVDAKLPRIRPVTIRFGKPLDFSRYTGMHESLPVLRSVTDEVVYRILELSGQEYVDSYQGSDKAA, encoded by the coding sequence ATGCTCTACACGGTGATGAAGCGCGTGGTGGCGCCGACGGCACGGCTGGTCTGGCGCCCCGAGGTGGAGGGGCTCGCGAACGTGCCCGCGGACGGGCCGGTGATCCTCGCACCGAACCACCTGTCGTTCATCGACAGCATCGTGATCCCGATGGTGGTGCCGCGGCGGGTCTCGTTCCTCGCCAAGGCCGAGTACTTCGAGGGCACGGGGGTCAAGGGCGCCCTCTCCCGCTACTTCTTCGGCTCCCTGGGCCACGTTCCGGTACGCCGGGGTATCGGTAGGGCCGCACGGGCCTCCCTGGACACCGCGGCGGAGATCCTGGCCGGCGGTGGCGCGTTCGCGATCTACCCGGAGGGGACGCGGTCGCTGGACGGCCGGCTGCACCGGGGTCGCACGGGTGTCGCGCGGATGGCGCTGGAGTCGGGCGCGCCGGTCGTGCCGGTCGGGCTGATCGGGACCGACCAGGTCCAGCCGGTGGACGCGAAGCTGCCTCGCATCCGCCCCGTGACCATCCGGTTCGGGAAGCCGCTCGACTTCTCCCGGTACACCGGGATGCACGAGTCGCTGCCCGTCCTGCGGTCCGTCACCGACGAGGTCGTGTACCGCATCCTCGAACTGTCCGGCCAGGAGTACGTCGACAGCTACCAGGGCTCCGACAAGGCGGCGTGA